The Brachyspira aalborgi genome has a segment encoding these proteins:
- the rpoC gene encoding DNA-directed RNA polymerase subunit beta' gives MQFTNFDQIKISVASPQVMREWSYGEVKKPETINYRTLRPERDGLFCEKIFGTTKEYECYCGKFKSIRYKGVVCDKCGVEVTHFKVRRERMGHIELAAPVAHIWYYRNTPSRIGLLLNINMSHLRSVLYFERYIVIEPGESTYSRGDLLTEDEYNECLDRFGDNIKIGIGAEGIRDMLRDIDLDEEIKKLRAEMIKKGEKSDRRLRKRLEIFEDFKSSGNDPSWMILDVVPVIPPELRPMVQLDGGRFATSDLNDLYRRVINRNIRLRRLLVLRAPDIIIRNEKRMLQEAVDALFDNSRRKKVVKGPGNRALKSLSDMLKGKQGRFRQNLLGKRVDYSGRSVIVAGPSLKMHQCGLPKKMAVELFKPFIMKKLVEINSAHNIKSAKRFVEEGREEVWGVLEEIAKEHPVLLNRAPTLHRLGIQAFEPVLVEGKAIQLHPLVCHAYNADFDGDQMAVHTPLSAESQIEAWTLMLAPHNILNPANGEPIVNPTQDIVLGINYLTKLRAGVKGENKIFSSSKDALLAYDNNLVKLEARIKVLMKNNKTGEEEFIETSVGRLKFNNVIPEDFRYQNRDFNSKDLTKFIHEVYLKHGTSTTVNMLDDIKELGYKSATVFGSTISIEDIVIPPMKKNEIEEATKKLESLQSQYMDGIITNDERSQKVIDLWSSVSDKISDAMMDNLRKDQDGFNPVYIMADSGARGSKQQIRQLAGMRGLMAKPSGDIIELPIISNFKEGLTVQEYFISTHGARKGLADTALKTSSAGYLTRKLVDVAIGVVVSEPDCGTVKGIVVEAIKSGDEVIDPLKNRVVGFFSNEHIYHPITKELICSANTEITEEIGDIIEKAGIEKINIRHPLTCESRMGVCQKCYGRSLSTNNLAAIGEAVGVVAAQSIGQPGTQLTMRTFHIGGVATQSVEENEVKVNYPIYIEQLSGYVLQPNGVKITARKGDLKIRRVLDKWEISNIKDILFENNSKVLIGDVIANTKNGDEIKSTYNGTFKITDDNKYIMITGIEHNVGIKVGSEYRVDEHTFIEANTILASFDAYNEPIIAEKGGIVRYQDIILGRTMVEEIDEQTGNKTHIIQEFKDEKMQPKILIVSEGDTFETDIPNGAQLMVDNNAKVEAGEVIAKITRVQQKSRDITGGLPRVTELLEAQKPKDAAIIAGIDGEVEIGGSHKGKKVVKIINEFDETKHLVPHGKMLLVRNGDHVETGAQLCAGKINPHDILETKGDLALQTYLLDEIQSVYKQQGVGINDKHFALIIRQMLRRLEITDPGDTKYIVGQYVDKYEFEEENKRYEEAGGSPASGKPVLLGLTKAALNTESFISSASFQETTKVLTNAAIKGKIDKLLGLKENVIIGHLIPAGTGVKLYNKLHVYNKKSGDLEKVESVDLSAPKEEDIIQITV, from the coding sequence ATGCAATTCACAAACTTTGACCAAATAAAAATTAGCGTGGCAAGTCCTCAAGTTATGAGAGAATGGAGCTATGGAGAGGTTAAAAAACCAGAAACTATTAATTATAGAACTTTACGCCCAGAAAGAGACGGGCTTTTTTGCGAAAAAATATTCGGAACTACAAAAGAATACGAATGTTATTGCGGAAAATTTAAAAGCATTCGTTATAAAGGCGTAGTTTGCGATAAATGCGGAGTTGAAGTTACTCACTTTAAGGTTAGAAGAGAGAGAATGGGGCATATAGAATTGGCTGCGCCTGTGGCTCATATATGGTATTATAGAAATACGCCTTCAAGAATCGGGCTTCTTCTAAATATAAATATGTCTCATTTAAGAAGCGTTCTTTATTTTGAAAGATATATAGTTATAGAGCCTGGCGAAAGCACTTACTCTAGAGGAGACCTTCTTACCGAAGACGAATATAACGAATGTTTAGATAGATTCGGAGACAATATAAAAATAGGAATCGGGGCGGAAGGCATAAGAGATATGCTTAGAGATATCGATTTGGACGAAGAGATAAAAAAGCTCAGAGCGGAGATGATTAAAAAGGGAGAAAAGAGCGATAGAAGATTAAGAAAAAGATTAGAAATTTTTGAGGATTTTAAATCGAGCGGAAACGACCCTTCTTGGATGATTTTAGATGTTGTTCCCGTTATTCCGCCAGAATTAAGACCTATGGTTCAACTTGATGGCGGAAGATTTGCAACAAGCGATTTGAACGATTTATACAGAAGAGTTATAAATAGAAATATTCGCTTAAGAAGATTATTGGTATTAAGAGCGCCCGATATTATAATAAGAAACGAAAAGAGAATGTTGCAAGAAGCCGTTGACGCTTTATTTGACAATAGCAGAAGAAAGAAAGTCGTAAAAGGACCTGGAAACAGAGCTTTAAAATCTTTATCCGATATGCTTAAAGGAAAGCAAGGACGATTTCGTCAAAACTTATTAGGTAAAAGAGTCGATTATTCTGGGCGTTCTGTTATCGTTGCTGGACCGAGTTTAAAAATGCATCAATGCGGACTTCCTAAAAAAATGGCGGTTGAATTATTTAAACCTTTTATAATGAAAAAATTGGTTGAAATAAACAGCGCTCATAATATTAAAAGCGCAAAAAGATTTGTCGAAGAAGGCAGAGAGGAAGTTTGGGGCGTATTGGAAGAGATAGCTAAAGAGCATCCCGTTTTATTAAACAGAGCGCCTACTCTTCATAGATTGGGAATTCAGGCTTTTGAGCCAGTGCTTGTCGAAGGTAAAGCGATTCAGTTGCATCCTTTAGTTTGTCATGCTTATAATGCGGATTTTGACGGCGACCAAATGGCAGTTCATACTCCGCTTTCTGCAGAATCTCAAATCGAGGCTTGGACTTTAATGCTCGCTCCTCATAATATACTTAATCCCGCTAATGGAGAGCCTATCGTAAATCCTACGCAAGATATAGTTCTTGGAATAAATTATTTAACAAAATTAAGAGCGGGAGTTAAAGGCGAGAATAAAATATTTTCTTCTTCAAAAGACGCTTTGCTTGCTTACGATAATAATTTAGTAAAGCTTGAAGCGAGAATAAAAGTTTTAATGAAAAATAATAAAACGGGCGAGGAAGAATTTATTGAAACTTCGGTTGGTAGATTAAAATTTAATAATGTAATTCCTGAAGATTTTAGATATCAAAATAGAGATTTCAACAGTAAGGATTTGACAAAATTTATTCATGAAGTTTATTTAAAACATGGAACTTCCACTACGGTAAATATGCTTGACGATATTAAAGAGCTTGGTTATAAGAGCGCTACTGTATTCGGTTCTACGATTTCTATAGAGGATATTGTAATTCCTCCAATGAAGAAAAATGAAATTGAAGAGGCGACTAAAAAATTAGAATCTCTTCAATCTCAATATATGGACGGTATTATTACAAATGACGAAAGAAGCCAAAAAGTTATTGACTTATGGTCTTCTGTTTCGGATAAAATTTCTGACGCTATGATGGATAATTTAAGAAAAGACCAAGACGGATTTAACCCCGTTTATATAATGGCGGATTCGGGAGCGAGAGGAAGTAAACAGCAAATAAGACAGCTTGCAGGTATGCGAGGACTTATGGCTAAACCTTCGGGAGATATTATAGAACTTCCTATTATATCCAACTTCAAAGAAGGGCTTACGGTTCAAGAATATTTTATTTCAACACATGGAGCGAGAAAAGGACTTGCCGATACTGCTTTAAAAACTTCAAGCGCGGGATATTTGACGAGAAAATTAGTCGATGTGGCTATTGGAGTTGTCGTTTCAGAGCCAGATTGCGGAACGGTTAAAGGTATTGTAGTTGAAGCTATAAAATCGGGAGATGAAGTTATAGACCCTTTAAAAAATAGAGTAGTAGGATTTTTTAGCAACGAACATATTTATCATCCGATTACTAAAGAGCTTATATGTTCTGCAAATACGGAGATAACCGAAGAGATTGGCGATATAATAGAAAAAGCGGGAATTGAAAAAATAAATATAAGGCATCCTCTAACATGCGAAAGCAGAATGGGAGTTTGTCAAAAATGCTATGGAAGAAGTTTATCGACAAATAACCTTGCGGCTATAGGAGAAGCGGTTGGAGTAGTCGCCGCTCAAAGTATAGGACAGCCAGGAACTCAGCTTACAATGAGAACTTTCCACATTGGAGGAGTCGCTACGCAGTCGGTTGAAGAGAATGAGGTTAAAGTTAATTATCCTATTTATATAGAGCAATTATCGGGATATGTTTTACAGCCTAACGGAGTTAAAATTACGGCAAGAAAAGGCGATTTGAAAATTAGAAGAGTTTTAGATAAATGGGAAATAAGTAACATAAAAGATATATTATTTGAAAACAATTCTAAAGTTCTTATAGGCGATGTTATAGCCAATACAAAAAACGGCGATGAGATAAAATCTACTTATAACGGAACATTTAAGATAACTGACGATAATAAATATATAATGATAACGGGAATAGAGCATAATGTCGGCATTAAAGTCGGAAGCGAATATAGAGTTGATGAGCATACATTTATTGAAGCGAATACAATTTTGGCAAGTTTTGACGCTTATAACGAGCCGATAATCGCCGAAAAAGGCGGAATCGTAAGGTATCAAGATATTATTTTAGGCAGAACTATGGTTGAAGAGATAGACGAGCAGACGGGAAATAAAACTCATATAATTCAAGAGTTTAAAGACGAAAAAATGCAGCCTAAAATACTTATAGTAAGCGAAGGCGACACTTTTGAAACCGATATTCCAAACGGCGCTCAACTTATGGTTGATAATAACGCTAAAGTTGAAGCGGGAGAGGTAATAGCGAAAATAACGAGAGTTCAACAAAAGAGTAGGGATATTACTGGAGGACTTCCAAGAGTTACAGAATTACTCGAGGCTCAAAAACCTAAAGATGCCGCGATTATAGCGGGAATTGACGGAGAGGTTGAAATCGGAGGCTCTCATAAAGGTAAAAAAGTAGTAAAAATTATAAACGAATTTGACGAGACTAAACATTTAGTGCCTCATGGAAAAATGCTTTTGGTTAGAAATGGAGACCATGTGGAAACAGGCGCTCAGTTATGCGCGGGTAAAATAAATCCTCATGATATTTTGGAGACTAAAGGAGATTTGGCTCTTCAAACTTATTTGCTTGATGAAATACAAAGCGTTTATAAACAACAAGGAGTTGGAATTAACGATAAACATTTTGCGCTTATAATTAGGCAAATGTTAAGAAGACTTGAAATTACAGACCCAGGCGATACTAAATATATTGTAGGGCAGTATGTCGATAAATACGAATTTGAAGAAGAAAATAAAAGATATGAAGAAGCGGGAGGTTCGCCTGCAAGCGGTAAACCCGTTCTTTTAGGACTTACTAAAGCTGCACTTAATACGGAAAGTTTTATATCTTCGGCGTCTTTCCAAGAGACTACGAAAGTTTTAACTAACGCAGCAATTAAAGGCAAAATTGATAAATTGCTTGGATTAAAAGAAAATGTTATAATAGGGCATTTGATACCTGCAGGAACGGGAGTTAAACTTTATAATAAACTTCATGTATATAATAAGAAAAGCGGAGATTTAGAGAAAGTCGAAAGCGTAGATTTATCCGCCCCTAAAGAAGAGGATATTATACAGATAACTGTTTAA
- the rpoB gene encoding DNA-directed RNA polymerase subunit beta has protein sequence MANNIQIDNKVYKERGIEFAKKYRIENGRVNFSHSASVLEPPDFLAIQKESYNSFLQKDVPENKRKNEGLQEVLNSIFPIVATNEKMQIEFISYSIGEPKISEKEARRRDKTYAYPFKIKVQLTVRDPEMIVEQEIFVGDIPAMTDRGTFIINGAERVVVSQIHRSPGVVFNRSDRDAMFVAKIIPERGTWLEFELDTKKDIMYVRIDRKKKLPVTVFLRAIGITTNEEILKLFYTVDKISLTKMSDEAKKEALIGRRSYSTVYDTENPEEIILNPGELINTNLAERLLMSGIKEVEVLNMEAIKDNVTIINTLDKDATRNQKEACAKIYNVIRPGEPALLDTVVKICNDLVFDSKSYALGDVGRYKINKRLNFPENEQSKVLRHEDIIETIRFLIKVFINEEQLDDIDHLGNRRIRSVGELLAIQMKTGFTRLERIAKERMQMQQSESGAITPQSLVSIKLVQSVLKEFYGTSQLSQFMDQNNPLAEITHKRRLNALGPGGLTRDRAGFEVRDVHHTHYGKICPIETPEGPNIGLIVSLATYARINKHGFLEAPYRKVIKGKVTDEIEYLTAHDEERFHIADANAPINEDGTFKENLISTRYRSEFPYSSPEQVQYMDVSPQQIVSLSSSLIPFLEHDDANRALMGSNMQRQSVPLLFPEAPIVGTGVEAKICQPGTGIALHAKRAGKVIKVVNNEIVIKPNKQNDKDDFDIYELIKYQRTNQDTNFHQRPVVNVGDSVKAGGLLADGPATDNGELALGRNVLAAFMIFEGYNFEDAILLSKRLVQEDVFTSIHIEEFSVEARETKLDKENITRDIPNVSDSAFKNLDERGIVRIGAKVKAGDILVGKVTPKGETEITPEYRLLHSIFGEKARDVKDTSLRVPHGKDGTVIDVRVYSRENGDELKPGVEEVVKVFLAKKRIIQEGDKMAGRHGNKGVVARIMPIEDMPFLEDGTPVDICLNPLGVPSRMNIGQVIEMLLGWSGYKMGLKYACPVFEGPKEDALKEAMIASGMNPSGKVKLYDGRTGEPFKNEVAVGYMYMLKLNHLVEDKVHARSTGPYSLVTQQPLGGKSQFGGQRLGEMEVWALEAYGAANMLQEFLTVKSDDMTGRARIYESIVKGDVISSPGIPESFNVLVQELRGLGLNITIHDEKGNKLPSTEKELKQKSKKQTKIFK, from the coding sequence ATGGCTAATAACATTCAAATAGACAATAAAGTATATAAAGAAAGAGGAATAGAGTTCGCTAAAAAATACAGAATTGAAAACGGACGAGTAAATTTTTCACATTCGGCATCGGTTTTAGAACCTCCCGATTTTCTTGCTATACAAAAAGAGTCATACAATAGTTTTCTTCAAAAGGATGTTCCTGAAAACAAAAGAAAAAACGAAGGATTGCAAGAAGTTTTAAACTCTATATTTCCTATAGTCGCTACAAATGAAAAAATGCAAATAGAATTTATTTCATATTCTATAGGAGAGCCTAAAATATCCGAAAAAGAGGCGAGAAGAAGAGATAAAACTTACGCTTATCCTTTTAAGATAAAAGTTCAATTAACGGTTAGAGACCCTGAAATGATAGTCGAACAGGAAATTTTTGTAGGCGATATTCCAGCTATGACGGATAGAGGCACTTTTATAATAAACGGAGCGGAAAGAGTCGTAGTTTCTCAAATTCACAGGTCGCCAGGCGTAGTATTTAATAGAAGCGATAGAGACGCTATGTTTGTAGCAAAAATAATACCCGAAAGAGGAACTTGGCTTGAGTTTGAACTTGATACTAAAAAAGATATAATGTATGTAAGAATAGACAGAAAGAAAAAACTTCCCGTTACGGTATTTTTAAGAGCTATAGGAATTACAACCAACGAAGAAATTTTAAAATTATTCTATACGGTTGATAAAATTTCATTAACTAAAATGTCGGATGAAGCTAAAAAAGAAGCTTTGATAGGAAGACGCTCATATTCAACGGTTTACGATACGGAAAATCCAGAAGAGATTATATTAAATCCAGGCGAGCTTATAAATACAAACCTTGCCGAAAGGCTTTTAATGAGCGGAATTAAAGAAGTTGAAGTTTTGAATATGGAAGCCATTAAAGATAATGTAACTATAATCAATACTTTAGATAAAGACGCTACAAGAAATCAAAAAGAAGCCTGCGCAAAAATATATAATGTAATAAGACCTGGAGAGCCTGCTTTATTAGACACTGTGGTTAAAATATGCAATGATTTGGTATTTGATTCTAAATCTTACGCTTTGGGAGATGTCGGAAGATATAAAATAAATAAGAGACTTAATTTTCCTGAAAACGAACAGAGCAAAGTTTTAAGACATGAAGATATAATTGAAACGATTCGCTTTTTAATAAAAGTTTTCATAAACGAAGAACAGCTTGACGATATAGACCATTTGGGAAACAGAAGAATAAGAAGCGTTGGGGAGCTTTTGGCTATTCAAATGAAAACGGGATTTACGAGATTGGAAAGAATAGCAAAAGAGAGAATGCAAATGCAACAATCCGAAAGCGGAGCTATTACTCCTCAATCTTTGGTAAGCATTAAATTAGTGCAGTCGGTTTTGAAAGAATTTTACGGAACGAGTCAATTATCGCAATTTATGGACCAAAATAATCCTTTAGCCGAAATTACGCATAAAAGAAGATTAAACGCTTTAGGACCTGGCGGACTTACGAGAGATAGAGCGGGATTTGAAGTGCGCGATGTTCATCATACTCATTACGGCAAAATATGTCCTATTGAAACTCCAGAAGGTCCGAATATTGGGCTTATAGTTTCGCTTGCAACTTACGCGAGAATAAATAAGCATGGATTTTTAGAAGCTCCTTATAGAAAAGTTATTAAAGGCAAAGTGACGGACGAGATAGAATATTTGACGGCTCATGACGAAGAGAGATTTCATATTGCAGACGCGAACGCTCCTATAAACGAAGACGGAACTTTTAAGGAAAATCTTATTTCTACAAGATACAGGTCCGAATTTCCTTATTCGTCTCCCGAGCAAGTTCAATATATGGATGTTTCGCCTCAACAGATAGTTTCGCTTTCAAGTTCTTTAATACCGTTTTTAGAGCATGATGACGCAAACAGAGCTTTAATGGGAAGCAACATGCAAAGGCAGAGCGTTCCTCTTTTATTTCCAGAAGCTCCGATAGTCGGAACGGGAGTCGAAGCTAAAATATGTCAGCCTGGAACGGGAATAGCTTTGCATGCTAAAAGAGCGGGAAAGGTTATAAAAGTAGTTAATAATGAAATAGTTATTAAGCCGAATAAACAAAACGATAAAGACGATTTCGATATTTACGAACTTATAAAATATCAAAGAACAAACCAAGACACTAATTTTCATCAAAGACCAGTAGTTAATGTCGGAGATTCCGTTAAAGCAGGAGGACTTCTTGCGGATGGACCGGCTACCGATAACGGAGAGCTTGCTTTGGGAAGAAATGTTTTAGCCGCTTTCATGATATTTGAAGGATATAATTTTGAGGACGCTATTCTTTTAAGCAAAAGATTAGTTCAGGAAGATGTATTTACTTCGATTCATATAGAAGAGTTTTCGGTTGAAGCGAGAGAGACGAAATTAGATAAAGAAAATATTACGAGAGATATTCCTAATGTTTCGGATTCCGCATTTAAGAATTTGGATGAAAGAGGAATAGTTAGAATCGGAGCTAAAGTTAAAGCGGGAGATATTTTAGTTGGAAAAGTGACTCCCAAAGGCGAGACGGAAATTACTCCAGAATATAGACTTCTTCATTCTATATTCGGCGAAAAGGCGAGAGATGTTAAAGATACTTCTTTGAGAGTGCCTCATGGAAAAGACGGAACTGTTATAGATGTTAGAGTTTATAGCAGAGAAAACGGAGACGAATTAAAGCCTGGAGTAGAAGAGGTTGTAAAAGTATTTTTAGCTAAAAAACGAATAATACAAGAAGGCGATAAAATGGCAGGGCGTCATGGAAATAAAGGAGTCGTTGCAAGAATAATGCCTATAGAAGATATGCCTTTTTTAGAAGACGGAACTCCTGTAGATATATGTTTAAATCCTTTAGGCGTTCCTTCTCGTATGAATATAGGGCAGGTTATAGAGATGTTGCTCGGATGGTCGGGTTATAAAATGGGATTAAAATACGCTTGTCCCGTATTTGAAGGACCTAAAGAAGACGCTTTAAAAGAGGCTATGATTGCAAGCGGAATGAATCCAAGCGGTAAGGTTAAGCTTTATGATGGAAGAACGGGAGAGCCTTTCAAAAATGAAGTTGCCGTAGGTTATATGTATATGCTTAAATTAAATCACCTTGTAGAAGATAAAGTTCATGCAAGAAGCACTGGACCTTATTCTTTGGTTACTCAGCAGCCTTTGGGAGGAAAATCTCAATTCGGCGGACAGAGACTCGGAGAAATGGAAGTTTGGGCTTTAGAAGCTTATGGAGCTGCTAATATGCTTCAAGAGTTTTTAACCGTTAAATCGGACGATATGACGGGAAGAGCAAGAATATACGAATCTATCGTTAAAGGCGATGTTATATCCTCGCCTGGAATACCAGAAAGTTTTAATGTTTTGGTTCAAGAATTAAGAGGATTGGGATTAAATATCACAATTCACGATGAGAAAGGAAATAAATTGCCTTCAACCGAAAAAGAATTAAAACAAAAATCGAAAAAACAAACTAAAATTTTTAAATAA
- the rplL gene encoding 50S ribosomal protein L7/L12: protein MALSKEEILQAIEEMKVIELHELVEAIKEKFNVTAAMPVAAVAAPAAGGGAAAPAEEEKNEFDIILTGFDAAQKIALIKEVRAVSGLGLKEAKDAVEKGGETIKSGVSKDEAAAIKKQLEAAGGKVEVK from the coding sequence ATGGCTTTAAGTAAAGAAGAGATACTACAAGCGATAGAAGAGATGAAAGTTATAGAGCTTCATGAATTGGTTGAAGCTATTAAAGAAAAATTTAATGTAACCGCTGCTATGCCCGTTGCGGCTGTAGCGGCTCCTGCGGCTGGCGGTGGCGCTGCGGCTCCTGCGGAAGAAGAGAAAAACGAATTCGATATAATTCTTACGGGATTTGACGCGGCTCAAAAAATAGCGCTTATTAAAGAGGTTAGAGCGGTTAGTGGTTTAGGTTTAAAAGAAGCTAAAGACGCCGTTGAAAAAGGCGGAGAGACAATTAAGTCTGGAGTTTCTAAAGACGAAGCTGCCGCTATCAAAAAACAATTAGAAGCTGCTGGCGGTAAAGTTGAAGTTAAATAA
- the rplJ gene encoding 50S ribosomal protein L10, with protein sequence MPNKKNIETVAHLKERIDSCAGLVFFDYRGVNVAQLTDLRRELSKTSSSIKICKNSLVDIALKNLGREVKDEMFINPTAVVFAKEDMPAAAKVISEAAKKNDKIKIKGGYMGADLLDSANVEVVANIPPREVLLSHLVTALQSPISSLANSLQSVISELAYTLDSVEEEKKKSA encoded by the coding sequence ATGCCTAATAAGAAAAATATTGAAACGGTTGCGCATCTTAAAGAGAGAATTGATTCTTGCGCTGGGCTTGTATTCTTCGATTATAGAGGAGTAAATGTGGCTCAACTTACCGATTTAAGACGCGAACTGTCAAAAACTTCTTCCTCTATAAAAATATGTAAAAACTCTTTGGTAGATATTGCCTTAAAAAATTTAGGCAGAGAAGTAAAAGACGAGATGTTTATCAATCCTACGGCGGTTGTTTTTGCAAAAGAAGATATGCCTGCAGCTGCTAAAGTGATTAGCGAAGCCGCTAAAAAGAACGATAAAATAAAAATCAAAGGCGGTTATATGGGAGCGGATTTGCTTGACTCGGCTAATGTCGAAGTTGTAGCTAATATTCCGCCAAGAGAAGTTTTGCTTTCTCATTTGGTTACGGCTTTACAATCGCCTATATCAAGTTTGGCAAATTCTCTACAAAGCGTTATATCGGAACTTGCTTATACGCTTGATTCTGTGGAAGAAGAAAAAAAGAAATCGGCTTAA
- the rplA gene encoding 50S ribosomal protein L1 — MATKQKKIGGKRYDAIFKTVEKSKLYAVDEAIELAKKNATCKFDETIEATINLNILPKHSIRDTLSFPNSFGKEKRVVVFAQGEKADEAKNAGAIEVGFEDLISKIKGGYTDFDVAISTPDLMKEVGKLGQILGRKGLMPNPKTGTVTLDIAQTVKSFKGGRMEYRADKFGVVRMGIGKASMDANKLNENFRAFYDEILRKKPSDLKGEYIKGISVTSTMGVGISIDYKKIKL; from the coding sequence ATGGCTACAAAACAAAAAAAGATAGGCGGCAAACGTTACGACGCTATATTTAAGACGGTAGAAAAGTCAAAACTTTATGCCGTAGATGAAGCTATAGAATTAGCGAAGAAAAATGCCACCTGTAAATTTGACGAGACTATTGAGGCTACTATAAACCTTAATATCTTGCCTAAACATTCGATAAGAGATACTTTATCTTTTCCTAATTCTTTCGGAAAGGAAAAAAGAGTTGTAGTTTTTGCTCAAGGCGAAAAAGCTGACGAAGCAAAGAACGCGGGCGCTATTGAAGTCGGTTTTGAAGATTTAATAAGCAAAATTAAAGGCGGTTATACCGATTTCGATGTTGCAATATCTACCCCAGATTTAATGAAAGAAGTCGGCAAATTGGGACAGATACTTGGAAGAAAGGGACTTATGCCTAACCCAAAAACGGGAACTGTAACTTTAGATATCGCTCAAACCGTTAAAAGTTTTAAAGGCGGAAGAATGGAATACAGAGCGGATAAATTCGGAGTCGTTAGAATGGGAATAGGTAAAGCTTCAATGGACGCTAATAAATTAAATGAAAATTTTAGAGCGTTTTATGACGAGATTTTAAGAAAGAAACCTTCGGACCTAAAGGGAGAGTACATTAAAGGAATAAGCGTTACATCCACTATGGGCGTTGGTATAAGTATAGATTATAAGAAAATAAAATTATAA
- the rplK gene encoding 50S ribosomal protein L11, with translation MAKKIVGIVKVRIPGGEATPAPPLGPALGQKQIQIAAFVKDFNAKTSKLKGQLLNTYITVYEDKTYTFVTKGTSTSTLIKKKLGIEKGSGEPNKTKVASINQKQLEEIAQEKMTYMSANDIDAAKKIVAGTARTMGIKVE, from the coding sequence ATGGCTAAAAAAATAGTTGGTATTGTAAAGGTTAGAATTCCAGGAGGAGAAGCTACGCCAGCGCCTCCATTGGGTCCAGCTTTAGGACAGAAGCAAATTCAAATAGCTGCATTTGTTAAAGATTTTAACGCTAAAACTTCTAAACTTAAAGGACAATTATTAAATACATATATAACGGTTTATGAAGATAAAACTTATACTTTTGTAACTAAAGGAACTTCTACTTCTACCTTGATTAAAAAGAAATTGGGAATAGAGAAAGGTTCGGGAGAACCTAATAAAACTAAAGTCGCTTCTATAAATCAAAAACAGCTTGAAGAGATAGCTCAAGAAAAAATGACTTATATGTCGGCAAACGATATAGACGCGGCTAAAAAAATAGTTGCGGGAACGGCTCGCACTATGGGTATAAAAGTGGAGTAA
- the nusG gene encoding transcription termination/antitermination protein NusG: MSDTKDYKWYIVHTQNGYEKKIRERIDKRVKENGMEDLIVDIYIPSQMVSVTKNGKKVNKEEFSYPGYVFVKMIMNDATQSMIRRTPGVSGFIGSHATTKEEGQIIPNPLSEADVSRIFEDMESKDKNQINEIIGLDFDVGEKVQVIDGPFNGLNGVIKNVNTDKGKITVEIEIFGRSTPTELDFNKVKKL; the protein is encoded by the coding sequence ATGTCCGATACGAAAGATTATAAATGGTATATAGTTCATACTCAAAACGGCTATGAAAAGAAAATTAGAGAAAGAATAGACAAGAGAGTTAAAGAAAACGGAATGGAAGATTTGATTGTCGATATATATATTCCTTCTCAAATGGTTTCTGTTACTAAAAACGGAAAGAAAGTAAATAAAGAAGAATTTTCTTATCCTGGATATGTTTTTGTTAAAATGATAATGAACGATGCCACGCAATCTATGATTAGAAGAACTCCTGGCGTTTCGGGTTTTATAGGAAGCCATGCAACGACTAAAGAAGAAGGGCAAATAATTCCAAATCCTTTAAGCGAAGCGGATGTATCTCGCATATTTGAGGATATGGAAAGCAAAGATAAGAATCAAATAAACGAAATTATAGGATTAGATTTTGATGTAGGCGAAAAAGTTCAAGTTATTGACGGACCTTTTAACGGTTTGAATGGAGTAATTAAAAATGTTAATACCGATAAAGGCAAAATTACCGTTGAAATAGAAATTTTCGGAAGAAGCACGCCTACGGAATTAGATTTTAATAAAGTTAAGAAATTATAA
- the secE gene encoding preprotein translocase subunit SecE, with protein sequence MADNKKRKNKLFSSLDEIKKELFERSVWPTRQEVINQTVVVIILLIIASAFLGAADYVVTLLTRTLLDGSIMSSIMSSRMILFLIAIVIVLVVIYFAIRYVRKNRYNR encoded by the coding sequence ATGGCAGATAATAAAAAAAGAAAAAACAAATTATTTAGTTCTTTAGATGAAATTAAAAAAGAACTTTTTGAAAGAAGCGTATGGCCCACTCGTCAAGAGGTTATTAATCAAACGGTTGTGGTTATTATTTTGCTTATTATAGCTTCGGCTTTTTTGGGAGCTGCGGATTATGTGGTAACTCTTTTAACTAGAACTTTATTGGACGGTTCTATTATGTCGTCTATAATGTCTTCGAGAATGATTTTATTTTTAATAGCGATAGTAATAGTTTTAGTCGTAATTTATTTTGCTATACGATATGTAAGGAAGAATAGATATAACAGGTGA